The Mesomycoplasma ovipneumoniae genome window below encodes:
- the pgmB gene encoding beta-phosphoglucomutase — MKIKGLIFDLDGIITDTAQLHFLAWKKSLLAENIDFTETENAQLKGLSRKETLKAILELKKLTWDEQKIDDVCFKKNEIYLKLLENLNKDHLLPGILDLLTSAKSKKMKIALASSSLNAPLILEKLGIIAFFDYIADPKKIKKPKPAPDIFLLASEGLSLNPENCIGFEDSLSGFLSIKSAKMRSVVVSLDQFSEFNQADFWFSSTDELKIDHILTVLNS; from the coding sequence ATGAAAATTAAAGGACTAATATTTGATCTGGATGGAATAATAACAGACACTGCCCAATTACATTTTCTAGCCTGAAAAAAATCACTTTTAGCAGAAAATATTGACTTTACCGAGACTGAAAATGCCCAATTAAAAGGACTTTCAAGAAAAGAAACACTAAAAGCAATTTTAGAACTAAAAAAACTGACCTGAGATGAACAAAAAATTGATGATGTCTGTTTTAAAAAAAATGAAATTTACTTAAAATTACTTGAAAATCTAAATAAAGACCATCTTTTGCCAGGAATATTAGATTTACTAACAAGTGCAAAAAGTAAAAAAATGAAAATTGCACTAGCCTCAAGTAGCCTTAATGCCCCTTTAATTTTAGAAAAACTTGGGATTATTGCTTTTTTTGACTATATTGCTGATCCTAAAAAAATCAAAAAACCTAAGCCAGCGCCTGATATTTTTCTATTGGCTTCAGAAGGATTGTCTCTGAATCCCGAAAATTGCATTGGCTTTGAGGATTCTCTCTCAGGGTTTTTATCAATAAAAAGTGCTAAAATGAGATCAGTTGTTGTTTCTTTGGATCAATTTAGTGAATTTAATCAAGCTGATTTTTGATTTTCATCAACAGATGAGCTTAAAATTGACCATATTTTAACAGTTTTAAACAGCTAA
- a CDS encoding glycosyl hydrolase family 65 protein: MKTNQFLTYDNLKKLVIQNGFDRRFTGKTESIFALTNGYLGLRSSDEEPDYYNKPGFFVSGVFNKDVEHEVPEICNLADLITTPMFINEQPLILDSQDQYQKVFDIKNGSLSRSVRLTRQKNTIKIDTFRFVSHQNLNFYAQKIDVEILEVSPENEYVQIEFRPQINAQNTNTGTQHFAEGEKFRPFENALQLKQRSTSSNLLVIHNLVCHFEVNGQRIKPGDDNFQVDASRRLILFRIKGKFKKGTKISLIKLMSVHTSIDDSENLIDDFELEKQANLTLKTLLNADFHESFLESSQALDKNLWQKFLVKIDSNSQFDQLGLDFGLYHLNGLFRKNSTEINAGAKGLTGEGYQGHTYWDSEFFINPNYLFVEPNVVRNLLIYRYKGLDAARKKAASVKLRPQESNLEGAQFPWEMALPKDGEVCPIWGQVDIISGKQVPIASARQEIHVSADIAYAIQQYFVVTLDQDFMEKYGYEIIFDTAWFYTNRAEKNINGKFQINDVMGPNEYKGNINNSAYINAMAKYNLDLALFYFEKIKNTPVFAEVLRKIPYKIDFEKIKNVGQNLVQQKPNSELIIAENDSFLELERNDISEFKMLGDAGKKLFSLVKGQKILASQLVKQADVVLLLYLFPELYSEEIRSKNFDFYEEITTHDSSLSAATYAIEAIRLNKIDKAYQLFQYGINIDLGQNMKSSDAGIHAGSLAAIWQMVVFGFGGLTYFDHKIHLKPNLPKEWNSLIYNFSFQGANLQVRIDHSTFRVENFNKKPVKIWINNQEELIESVHFFAINHEN, translated from the coding sequence ATGAAAACTAACCAATTTTTAACGTATGATAATTTAAAAAAACTAGTTATTCAAAATGGCTTTGACCGAAGATTTACAGGAAAAACAGAATCAATTTTTGCCTTAACAAATGGATATTTAGGTCTCAGAAGCAGTGACGAAGAACCTGATTATTATAATAAGCCTGGATTTTTTGTAAGTGGTGTTTTTAACAAAGATGTTGAACATGAAGTTCCCGAAATTTGTAATTTAGCCGACTTAATTACAACCCCAATGTTTATAAATGAACAGCCCTTAATTCTTGACTCTCAAGACCAATATCAAAAAGTTTTTGACATAAAAAACGGATCACTATCGCGCTCAGTTAGACTTACTCGCCAAAAAAATACTATAAAAATCGACACTTTTCGTTTTGTCTCACATCAGAACCTCAATTTTTATGCCCAAAAAATTGATGTTGAAATTCTTGAAGTTAGCCCTGAAAATGAATATGTCCAAATTGAATTTCGCCCGCAAATTAATGCCCAAAATACAAACACAGGAACTCAACATTTTGCCGAAGGTGAAAAATTTCGCCCTTTTGAAAACGCTTTGCAGTTAAAACAACGTTCAACTAGCTCAAATTTGTTAGTTATTCACAATTTAGTTTGCCACTTTGAAGTCAATGGCCAAAGAATAAAACCTGGAGATGACAATTTCCAAGTTGATGCCTCAAGACGACTAATCTTGTTTCGAATCAAAGGAAAATTCAAAAAAGGAACAAAAATAAGTCTGATAAAATTAATGTCAGTTCATACTTCCATTGATGACTCCGAAAATTTAATTGACGATTTTGAGCTTGAAAAACAAGCAAATTTAACGCTAAAAACTTTACTAAACGCCGATTTTCATGAGTCTTTTTTAGAATCAAGCCAGGCTCTGGACAAAAATTTATGACAAAAATTCCTTGTCAAAATTGATTCAAATTCCCAATTTGACCAGCTTGGACTTGATTTTGGACTTTATCATCTAAATGGACTTTTTCGCAAAAATTCGACCGAAATTAACGCAGGTGCCAAAGGTTTAACTGGCGAAGGATATCAAGGTCATACTTATTGAGATTCAGAATTTTTTATTAATCCTAATTATCTTTTTGTTGAACCTAATGTTGTCAGAAATTTATTAATTTACCGTTATAAAGGCTTAGATGCTGCCCGAAAAAAAGCCGCTTCTGTTAAACTTAGACCGCAAGAATCTAACCTTGAAGGAGCCCAATTTCCCTGAGAGATGGCACTGCCTAAAGATGGTGAGGTTTGTCCAATTTGAGGTCAGGTTGATATAATTTCTGGAAAACAAGTCCCAATTGCCTCCGCCCGTCAAGAAATTCATGTCTCAGCTGACATTGCATATGCAATTCAACAATATTTTGTTGTTACTTTGGATCAAGATTTCATGGAAAAATACGGCTATGAGATAATTTTTGATACTGCTTGATTTTACACAAATCGGGCTGAAAAAAACATTAACGGAAAATTTCAAATTAATGATGTAATGGGTCCAAATGAATACAAAGGAAATATTAACAATTCGGCCTATATTAATGCAATGGCAAAATATAACCTTGATTTAGCGCTTTTTTATTTTGAAAAAATAAAAAATACTCCAGTATTTGCTGAGGTTCTTAGAAAAATTCCTTATAAAATTGATTTTGAAAAAATCAAAAATGTTGGCCAAAATTTAGTCCAACAAAAACCAAATTCAGAGCTAATTATCGCCGAAAATGACAGCTTTTTAGAGCTAGAACGAAACGATATTAGCGAATTTAAAATGCTTGGTGATGCAGGAAAAAAACTTTTTTCACTTGTAAAAGGCCAAAAAATTCTCGCATCCCAACTAGTTAAACAAGCTGATGTTGTCTTACTTTTATATCTTTTTCCTGAGCTTTACTCTGAAGAAATTAGATCAAAAAACTTTGATTTTTACGAGGAAATTACAACACATGACTCCTCACTTTCAGCGGCAACTTATGCAATTGAAGCTATACGACTTAACAAAATCGACAAAGCTTATCAACTTTTTCAATACGGAATTAACATTGACTTAGGTCAAAACATGAAAAGTTCTGATGCTGGAATTCATGCTGGATCGCTTGCTGCAATTTGACAAATGGTTGTTTTTGGTTTTGGTGGTCTAACTTATTTTGACCATAAAATTCATTTAAAACCTAATTTGCCAAAAGAGTGAAATTCATTAATTTATAACTTTAGTTTTCAAGGCGCAAATTTACAAGTAAGAATTGATCACTCAACTTTTAGGGTTGAAAATTTTAATAAAAAACCTGTAAAAATTTGAATAAATAATCAAGAAGAACTTATAGAAAGCGTGCATTTTTTTGCAATAAACCATGAAAATTAA
- a CDS encoding alpha-amylase family glycosyl hydrolase: protein MKTNLKDKVVYQIFVRSFYDANNDGNGDILGIYNKLEYLSDLGIDAIWLTPFYETNFVDAGYDVLDYKSIWSKFGSLNDFAKLTKKARQLNIDIIIDVVLNHVSSQHSWFKKAIESPENKEHNYFIWREKLSPEEQKATSIFGGSAWEWQPNVQKYYFHLFSTDQVDLNWAHPDTQAAFVDIINFWYDLGVRGFRLDAIKHVAKNFENVEQNPYFSWCKGAQEYLEKFNELAFKNKPDAYTFGEASGITVEELIKYGAGKSPLANNFFNFSWWWIGWSNKTGRNGFNANWDYQDFINAQIPFQHNEEISPSLMSNFLSNHDTSRAISRWGDYPFFWKESAKSLALLLFSMRGIPIIYYGEEIGMTNSYFENRQDFVDIDMKNAFASLVDREKIYSESEMLIYANINSRDSGRGPLRWNLEKNNGFSSQKAWINTSLDDPRMNVESQTLDKNSILNFYKKLIFLYKNDLKDLLVEAKAKLEITKDGICKISREFKGEKLIFYLNLTKKELPFAEKIQQKPLLSSYQDLKKPEDFLRPFESILIKE, encoded by the coding sequence ATGAAAACAAATTTAAAAGATAAAGTAGTATACCAAATTTTTGTCAGATCATTTTATGATGCAAATAATGACGGAAATGGCGATATTCTTGGAATTTATAATAAACTTGAATATCTTAGTGATTTAGGGATCGATGCAATTTGATTAACCCCATTTTATGAGACTAATTTTGTTGATGCGGGTTATGATGTTCTTGATTATAAGTCAATTTGGTCTAAATTTGGTAGTCTTAATGACTTTGCTAAACTGACAAAAAAAGCCCGCCAATTAAATATAGATATAATAATTGATGTGGTTTTAAACCATGTCTCAAGTCAGCATTCCTGATTTAAAAAGGCAATTGAATCGCCTGAAAACAAAGAGCATAATTATTTCATTTGAAGAGAAAAATTAAGCCCTGAAGAACAAAAAGCAACTTCAATTTTTGGCGGCTCTGCCTGAGAATGACAGCCAAATGTTCAAAAATATTATTTTCACCTTTTTAGCACTGACCAAGTTGACTTAAATTGAGCCCACCCAGATACACAAGCTGCTTTTGTTGACATTATTAATTTTTGGTATGATCTTGGAGTTCGTGGTTTTCGTCTTGATGCCATCAAACATGTTGCCAAAAATTTTGAAAATGTTGAACAAAATCCGTATTTTTCCTGATGCAAAGGCGCTCAAGAGTATCTTGAAAAATTTAACGAACTTGCCTTTAAAAATAAGCCCGATGCCTACACTTTTGGCGAGGCTAGCGGGATAACTGTTGAAGAATTAATAAAATATGGGGCCGGAAAATCGCCTTTGGCCAATAATTTTTTTAACTTTTCATGATGATGAATCGGCTGGTCAAATAAAACTGGTAGAAACGGATTTAATGCAAATTGAGACTATCAAGATTTTATTAATGCCCAAATCCCTTTTCAACACAATGAAGAAATTAGTCCGAGTTTAATGAGTAATTTTCTTTCAAATCATGATACCTCCAGGGCAATTTCTCGTTGAGGAGACTATCCATTTTTTTGAAAAGAATCTGCAAAATCGCTAGCTCTTTTACTTTTTTCAATGCGTGGAATTCCGATAATTTACTATGGTGAAGAAATTGGAATGACCAATTCCTATTTTGAAAACAGACAAGATTTTGTTGACATTGATATGAAAAATGCTTTTGCTTCACTTGTTGACAGAGAAAAAATTTATTCTGAATCAGAAATGTTAATTTATGCAAATATTAACAGTCGCGATTCAGGAAGAGGTCCTTTGCGCTGAAATTTAGAAAAAAACAACGGATTTTCAAGCCAAAAAGCCTGAATTAACACAAGCCTTGATGACCCGCGAATGAATGTTGAGAGTCAAACTTTAGACAAAAATTCAATCTTAAATTTTTATAAAAAATTAATTTTTCTTTATAAAAATGACTTAAAAGATTTGCTTGTTGAGGCAAAAGCAAAATTAGAAATAACTAAAGACGGAATTTGCAAAATTAGCCGTGAATTTAAAGGTGAAAAATTAATTTTTTACTTAAATTTAACAAAAAAAGAATTACCTTTTGCCGAAAAAATTCAGCAAAAACCCTTGCTTTCTTCATATCAAGATCTCAAAAAACCTGAGGATTTTTTACGCCCGTTTGAGTCAATTTTAATTAAGGAATAA
- a CDS encoding alpha-amylase family glycosyl hydrolase, producing the protein MLFDYEKTLIRKNSRGKIYLGPLGLFLKDEKFHFYFWSPDSVSVEFLIYKHFEDSTPFKIIKMKKTKGAWFCKISKNFESYSYNLKVEHPNSETTFALDPYAFSLAPFDWTKNETPKAFLIDIFSEKAGQMPLDINLFEADPKIDAQIYELHIRDFSSLSKKVQYPGTFIGAIDNGIFPYLNKLNLNFLQLLPLHSCYTFAQKSVPILHQGDGKGHYSVYNWGYDPIGFFSLNSSYSTNPQDPYAKIVEFRNFVDQAHKNNIGIILDVVYNHTFENSVFDNVAPGHFYRENAEIFPVGFAPLDSQKPMAFRLILDSLIFFVKYYKVDGFRFDLASFLDKKSLKIIDTELRKINPNILLYGEAWDFSDLPFSKRLTKGKEGNNFNFGYFNDTIRNAVRGSDSPTDKGLILSKNAVKFGAYVSSIPGNIADYDFKDFYHSKKRYDLFANEISLNLSYLTCHDGPTLADKILSSSSKIGKKQFIETYRQALMLVSFVQGKVLFSSGSEFCFSKVCDFSGATYQACHPNLNQKNPPFEFLNADFFDFNSYKTTDFTNGLKFDILKNKQIEEQIFNFFAKINEFRQKTGFFRLKTNQQIKDCLNFETVDKNKGLIIYQIDLNDQAVKIIHNFSNNQYEYNFDDFEILFNSKLNNITNLIQPHQSILLTKRINFY; encoded by the coding sequence ATGCTTTTTGACTATGAAAAAACTCTAATTCGCAAAAATTCGCGCGGAAAAATATACCTAGGACCGCTTGGCTTGTTTTTGAAGGATGAAAAGTTTCATTTTTATTTTTGATCTCCTGATTCAGTTTCAGTTGAATTTTTAATTTATAAACATTTTGAAGATTCAACCCCTTTTAAAATAATAAAAATGAAAAAAACAAAAGGTGCCTGATTTTGCAAAATTAGCAAAAATTTTGAATCATATTCATATAATTTGAAGGTTGAACACCCTAATTCAGAAACAACTTTCGCCCTTGATCCATATGCATTCAGTCTTGCTCCTTTTGATTGAACTAAAAACGAAACTCCTAAGGCCTTTTTAATTGATATTTTTTCAGAAAAAGCCGGCCAAATGCCTTTAGATATTAACTTATTTGAAGCTGATCCCAAAATTGATGCCCAGATTTACGAGCTCCATATTCGTGATTTTAGTTCGCTTTCAAAAAAAGTCCAATATCCTGGAACTTTTATTGGAGCGATTGATAATGGTATTTTTCCTTACTTAAATAAGCTGAATTTAAACTTTTTACAATTACTTCCACTCCATTCTTGCTATACTTTTGCCCAAAAAAGCGTTCCTATTCTCCACCAAGGCGACGGAAAAGGCCATTATAGTGTTTATAACTGGGGTTATGACCCAATTGGTTTTTTTTCGCTTAACTCTAGTTATTCAACAAACCCACAAGATCCTTATGCAAAAATTGTTGAATTCCGTAATTTTGTTGATCAAGCTCACAAAAACAATATCGGAATAATTCTTGATGTTGTTTATAATCACACTTTTGAAAATTCAGTTTTTGACAATGTTGCCCCAGGTCATTTTTATCGCGAAAATGCTGAAATTTTTCCAGTTGGCTTTGCGCCCTTAGACTCCCAAAAACCGATGGCTTTTAGGCTAATTTTAGACTCACTCATTTTTTTTGTTAAATATTATAAAGTTGATGGATTTCGCTTTGACTTAGCTTCATTTTTAGATAAAAAATCACTCAAAATTATCGATACAGAGCTAAGAAAAATTAATCCTAACATTTTATTATACGGAGAAGCTTGGGATTTTAGTGATTTACCCTTTTCTAAAAGGCTAACAAAAGGAAAAGAAGGTAATAATTTTAATTTTGGATATTTCAATGACACAATTCGCAACGCAGTTCGTGGCAGTGATTCACCAACAGACAAAGGTCTTATTTTATCAAAAAATGCTGTAAAATTCGGTGCTTATGTCTCTTCAATTCCAGGAAATATTGCTGATTATGATTTTAAAGATTTTTACCATTCTAAAAAACGCTATGATCTTTTTGCCAATGAAATTAGTCTAAATTTGTCATATTTAACTTGTCATGATGGCCCGACTTTAGCAGATAAAATTTTGTCATCATCTTCAAAAATTGGAAAAAAACAATTTATTGAAACTTACCGCCAAGCCTTGATGTTAGTTTCTTTTGTCCAAGGAAAAGTGCTTTTTAGTTCCGGAAGTGAGTTTTGTTTTTCAAAAGTTTGTGATTTTTCTGGAGCAACTTATCAAGCTTGCCATCCAAATTTAAATCAAAAAAATCCACCTTTTGAGTTTTTAAATGCTGATTTTTTTGATTTTAATTCTTATAAGACAACAGATTTTACTAACGGTTTAAAATTTGATATTTTAAAAAATAAGCAAATTGAAGAACAAATTTTTAATTTTTTTGCCAAAATTAACGAATTTCGGCAAAAAACCGGATTTTTTAGACTAAAAACAAACCAACAAATTAAAGATTGTCTAAATTTCGAAACTGTTGACAAAAATAAAGGATTAATTATTTATCAAATTGACTTAAATGATCAGGCCGTTAAAATTATTCACAATTTTTCAAATAATCAGTATGAGTATAATTTTGATGACTTTGAAATACTTTTTAATTCAAAATTGAATAATATTACTAATTTAATTCAACCTCATCAGTCTATTTTGCTAACAAAAAGGATTAATTTTTACTAA
- a CDS encoding ABC transporter permease subunit, with protein MHKLQLYNYYGKKFDTIIDIEAKTLKSYYHSAKITHSRFLDKIKIQENIEKELFLRARQTIRDNLKRELHSQKIAFKNELKVLKDAYIKLNFAVSVEKLLSFEIKKIEKELKNLRNWFKDFSKSLNQTEDSPQVKVELFEKTKKSTLESEVDLIKKHFIFQVCLNYVRKYQDFDFDLNKISQFLDEDGKKFLSQSKLKSDFFVNFYQQIKQKQDELLKKSALAKKNYTETKQLQTDLYKKRKSNLELKAKQKIISLEYSYKNAIDFLKQQANQQNAAQKELINEKKQEIITFESQNINKLNQFKHEINSQINKISAQKQKYLAFSLSQTKINFLDQAIKLFYNIQKNQNFEIPDLDISLENHSQILKDKLDFFHKLKDENGQLFDLIKSHYFGFYGSFLIKKLAKSSLKWQILLQKAKYLKQYSYKGHYLQDLGWATREKTIEDFKTRIKFINEKILAKYELKVLKSSPDFKTQQEEIKTKISEIKQNYLESVAKNKKRFQQNEIAKTAFKNLQKQAKIAKTDQKRTLFLSSKITKFKQILKTNNYRYFNELKVNKKIYESKANEALKSYPVETIKNVRFISFFLNLIFPGLAELLVFRQFIKGSLLSIVSLICYTLIIPFSFGAYWSKMGGIPGFADLGANLHSPRDGIFTDARFYLFGGVLSVILMAFVLIYFIIGAISAWRIAKAMEAGVVPGKWLYSKQWLQTTGFPWMISLIGHALMIFIVAAPIITSVLISFTDYGYNHAAPGQTVNWVGLKQWGKWWDYRQLGLFQSLASVLGWTAIWTVLSTLFPIGLGILIAILTNSSRIKGKKIFRLIFILPWAVPAFVSLSFIRSMFAADSKGYINLILINLGLIKDGISWLNQIGTARVLLIVVQTWISYAFIFMLVTGNLQAISGEIYEAGAVDGASKSQIFWKLTLPQLLLGIAPMLIGQFVGAFNNFTTISIFTGGGPAYANASPFGEASTDIIISWVFKLTTQGIKIDGHQAFAAALSTLAALISISFALRGFIKSMQRR; from the coding sequence ATGCATAAATTACAACTCTATAATTATTATGGCAAGAAATTTGACACGATTATTGATATTGAGGCTAAAACGCTAAAATCTTATTATCATAGTGCAAAAATTACTCACTCAAGATTTTTAGATAAGATCAAAATTCAGGAAAACATTGAAAAAGAGCTATTTTTGCGGGCCCGACAAACAATTCGCGATAATCTAAAGCGCGAATTACATAGTCAAAAAATTGCTTTTAAAAATGAGCTTAAAGTTCTCAAAGACGCTTACATTAAACTTAATTTTGCAGTTTCAGTTGAAAAATTGCTCAGTTTTGAAATTAAAAAAATTGAAAAAGAACTCAAAAATCTTCGCAATTGATTTAAAGATTTTTCAAAATCACTCAATCAAACAGAAGATAGTCCTCAAGTTAAGGTTGAATTATTTGAAAAAACAAAAAAATCAACCTTAGAATCTGAAGTTGACTTAATAAAAAAACACTTCATTTTTCAAGTCTGCCTAAATTATGTTAGAAAATACCAAGATTTTGACTTTGATCTAAACAAAATTAGCCAATTTCTTGATGAAGACGGCAAAAAATTCTTATCCCAATCAAAACTAAAAAGTGATTTTTTTGTCAATTTTTATCAGCAAATCAAACAAAAACAAGACGAACTGTTAAAAAAATCAGCTTTGGCTAAAAAAAATTACACTGAAACCAAACAATTACAAACTGACTTATATAAAAAAAGAAAGTCAAATTTAGAACTCAAAGCAAAACAAAAAATAATTTCTTTGGAATATAGTTATAAAAATGCAATTGATTTCCTAAAACAACAAGCAAATCAGCAAAATGCGGCCCAAAAAGAATTAATTAACGAAAAAAAGCAGGAAATTATCACTTTTGAGTCACAAAATATTAACAAGCTAAATCAATTTAAGCACGAAATTAATTCACAAATTAACAAAATTAGTGCTCAAAAACAAAAATATCTTGCCTTTAGTTTGTCACAGACAAAAATAAATTTCCTTGATCAGGCGATTAAATTATTTTACAACATTCAAAAAAATCAAAATTTTGAAATTCCAGATTTAGATATTTCCCTAGAAAATCATAGTCAAATTTTAAAAGATAAGCTAGATTTTTTCCATAAATTAAAAGATGAAAACGGACAACTTTTTGATTTAATTAAGAGTCATTATTTTGGTTTTTATGGTAGCTTTTTAATAAAAAAATTGGCAAAATCAAGTCTAAAATGGCAAATTTTGCTCCAAAAAGCTAAATATTTAAAACAATATTCATACAAAGGCCATTATCTTCAGGATCTCGGTTGGGCAACTAGAGAAAAAACAATCGAAGACTTTAAAACACGGATAAAATTTATAAATGAAAAAATTCTTGCAAAATACGAGCTAAAAGTTTTAAAATCAAGCCCAGATTTTAAAACTCAGCAAGAAGAAATTAAAACAAAAATCAGTGAGATCAAGCAAAATTATCTTGAGAGTGTTGCAAAAAATAAAAAGCGATTTCAACAAAACGAAATTGCCAAAACAGCCTTTAAAAACTTGCAAAAACAAGCCAAAATTGCAAAAACTGACCAAAAAAGAACGCTATTTTTGAGCTCTAAAATAACAAAATTCAAACAAATTCTCAAAACAAATAATTACCGTTATTTTAATGAGTTAAAGGTTAACAAAAAAATTTATGAATCAAAAGCAAACGAAGCGCTAAAGTCTTATCCTGTTGAGACAATAAAAAACGTCCGTTTTATTAGCTTTTTTTTGAATTTAATCTTTCCTGGACTTGCTGAATTATTGGTATTTCGTCAGTTTATCAAAGGATCTTTACTTTCAATTGTTAGCCTAATTTGTTATACTTTAATAATTCCCTTTTCATTTGGGGCTTACTGGTCAAAAATGGGCGGAATTCCGGGCTTTGCTGACTTAGGAGCAAATTTACACTCGCCTCGGGATGGTATTTTTACTGATGCACGTTTTTACCTTTTTGGTGGCGTCTTATCGGTAATTTTAATGGCTTTTGTGCTAATTTACTTTATAATTGGGGCAATTTCAGCCTGAAGAATTGCAAAAGCAATGGAAGCTGGCGTTGTTCCGGGAAAATGACTCTATTCAAAACAGTGGCTCCAAACTACCGGATTTCCGTGAATGATTTCGCTAATTGGCCATGCTTTAATGATTTTTATCGTTGCTGCGCCAATAATTACTTCAGTTTTAATTTCTTTTACTGATTATGGTTATAATCATGCCGCCCCGGGCCAAACTGTTAACTGAGTTGGACTTAAACAATGAGGAAAATGGTGAGATTATCGCCAACTTGGACTGTTTCAATCACTAGCTTCAGTTCTTGGTTGAACGGCAATTTGGACAGTTTTATCAACACTATTTCCCATTGGTTTAGGAATTTTAATTGCAATTTTAACAAATTCATCCCGAATTAAAGGTAAAAAGATTTTTCGGCTAATATTTATTTTGCCTTGAGCAGTGCCTGCGTTTGTTTCTTTGTCTTTTATTCGTTCAATGTTTGCCGCTGATTCAAAAGGTTATATTAATTTAATTTTAATTAATTTAGGACTTATTAAAGACGGAATTTCTTGACTAAACCAAATTGGTACGGCCCGAGTTTTATTAATTGTTGTCCAGACTTGAATTAGTTATGCCTTTATTTTTATGCTTGTTACTGGAAATCTGCAGGCAATTTCGGGCGAAATTTACGAAGCAGGCGCCGTTGATGGGGCTTCAAAATCACAAATTTTCTGAAAACTAACGCTTCCCCAGTTGCTTCTGGGAATTGCGCCGATGTTAATTGGACAATTTGTCGGCGCCTTTAATAACTTTACAACAATTTCAATTTTTACTGGCGGTGGGCCTGCTTATGCAAATGCCTCCCCATTTGGCGAGGCCTCAACTGACATTATTATTTCTTGGGTGTTTAAGCTAACAACTCAAGGAATAAAAATTGACGGACACCAAGCTTTTGCCGCCGCACTTTCAACACTGGCAGCGCTAATTAGTATTAGTTTTGCCCTTCGTGGTTTTATAAAATCAATGCAAAGGAGATAA
- a CDS encoding sugar ABC transporter permease produces the protein MNLLVSKIASFEFVAKNSSPKKRLNLSDERDIKPIELLWIFLNYLILISWSVVVLFPIVSLVIATFNVANTRLITITPFVFGFDNFTYLFTSERSYFFSWYGNTLTIALLTMVISTTAVALNSYAYSRFRFKGSKHSLTIIMLLQMIPATSSLIFLYILVQIGQIGGISPIFMLVIIYSGGAVSGNTFMLKAYLDSISRELDDSAKIDGCSNFGVFFKILLPVLRPAIIMVALWSFLTPFTDVILPRFVLFNIQDLTLAVGLETFINVEPKHVNAGAYAAGALLAALPALGLFMYLQKYIIGGLSEGAVKG, from the coding sequence ATGAACTTATTAGTGTCAAAAATTGCTAGTTTTGAGTTTGTTGCCAAAAATTCTAGTCCAAAAAAACGTCTAAATTTAAGTGATGAGCGGGATATTAAACCAATTGAGTTACTTTGAATTTTTCTTAATTATTTAATTTTAATTTCTTGGTCGGTTGTTGTTTTATTTCCAATAGTTTCGCTAGTTATTGCTACTTTTAATGTTGCTAATACTCGACTTATTACAATTACACCGTTTGTTTTTGGTTTTGATAATTTCACTTATTTATTTACTTCTGAACGGTCTTATTTTTTCTCTTGATACGGAAATACACTAACAATTGCGCTTTTAACGATGGTTATTTCAACTACCGCAGTTGCTTTAAATAGTTATGCTTATTCACGTTTTCGCTTTAAAGGTTCAAAACATTCTTTGACAATAATTATGTTATTGCAAATGATTCCGGCAACTTCTTCGTTAATTTTTCTCTATATTTTAGTCCAAATTGGCCAAATCGGCGGAATTTCACCAATATTTATGTTAGTAATTATTTACTCAGGTGGGGCTGTTTCTGGAAATACTTTTATGCTCAAAGCTTATTTAGATAGTATTTCCCGCGAACTTGATGATTCAGCAAAAATTGATGGCTGTTCAAATTTTGGTGTTTTTTTCAAAATTTTATTACCAGTTTTACGACCTGCAATAATTATGGTTGCGCTTTGATCTTTTTTAACACCATTTACCGATGTTATTTTGCCAAGATTTGTGCTTTTCAATATTCAAGACTTAACTCTTGCTGTCGGGCTTGAAACTTTTATTAATGTCGAGCCAAAACATGTCAATGCTGGTGCTTATGCAGCTGGGGCTCTACTTGCAGCTCTTCCAGCGCTTGGTTTATTTATGTATTTACAAAAATACATAATTGGTGGACTTTCTGAAGGAGCGGTTAAAGGTTAA